Within the Debaryomyces hansenii CBS767 chromosome E complete sequence genome, the region CAGAAGAGTCCAAGACTATGTAACTACTTTGGACGAGGATGAAAGCATATGTGTTTTTGTTGGTGCTATGGCAAGAGGTAAAGATAATTTTGCTGATGAGTTCGTTGATGAGAAAATAGGTCTTTCAGATTATCCATTATCTGCTTCGGTTGCATGTTCTAAATTCTGTCATGGTTGTGAAGATGTTTGGGGTATTTTCTAAACTTTATTTCTCTCTGATCCTATATCCTGGCGTTCATTTCTTGTGTCTtagtatatattaataaattgcatTTAGTAACTAGGATCTGGTGTATTAACGTTGGTGTAAGGATgtcaatatatatatatttgcGACACTTCTAGTTTGTGGAAATTGTATTTGCACCTAAGCCGGTCGACTTGTACTTAATCTTATAATACACATAAATACtcctttaattcttcacaCTTCattcatttaatttagaTCCTTATTCAACTTCATTAGAGATGTCACAAGTTATTCAAGCTGGTGCTGTTCATGGCTTATACACTGCACTCACGATTAGTACATATGTTTTAGAACAATTAcggatgaagaatttgctAGATATTCATACTTCAGCTGCAACTGTGGTTCCATTGGATGACCATCCAATCCCCTTTTATGTTCGTCGTGACAGAAACGacaaacaaagaaatattaagGTTTTCGGGAATGACGGTGTACAATTGTATACAATTGAAAGATTGTCGGCCATCAATCCTGTTTGGAATATGTTAACATTTCCTGAAAGACGAGAAGTAGCTACTATCAATTCTGGGATATTTAGTAGCTCTGTCGATTTCCATTCCAAGGCAGGAATTTCCCACCGTGACATAAGCGTTGACTTTGGTTTAAGCGGTGGAAATCGAAGCTTCTATACCAATGATGGTGCAAAATACGCATGGATAAGAGGCTCCAAGTTTTTAGAAAAGGTCATTAACCCAAATGGTGGCGTTGAAGAGATTAGAGAAAGGGTAGCTAAAGTAAAATTGATGAGACAATTCAAGTTTGACTTTGAAGTATTGATTGACGAAAACAAGATTGACAGGGAAATTGCGTTAGCTACTGCGTTCTCTTCTATGTTGACTCAATGGGGTGTCGGAGAAATTACAGACACCATTGGACCTACTTTTGTTGAGCCAAAAAAACAACCTGACGCAAGTACTAGTAAgtttattatttccaaggataatgataattcgGAGGTTGTTCTTATGTTTGATAATCATTCATTTGTCAAATTGCCTGCTTCAGATTCTTCTCGTGTTGCTGAACTGGAATAGAGTGTGTTTAAAATAAACATaaagtatttattaaagGAATAAAAAAAGCCAAGGCAAGTATGTATCCTTTAACTACTTCCTACAACTGGGCAAAAACTCCATATAGTTAAATAGATTTATCTTacatcaaaaataaaaactAGTATACATTATACTTCTAAATACCAAATAAATAGTGCGttatataaaatcaaaaaaatcgaataaaaattatatagtaTACAATATGGATTAAATGTCCATAACTCCCTCCTTTTGTAAGACCTtctcaatttctttaaataaGGTATCAGTAGTAACCTTCGACCCTTTAACTCTTGCACAAacaatttcagatttttGGTTAAATTCTCTTGGATTAACCTTTATTCTAAACTtacaattcttcaaattaaacgcattattttttgaaatttcacCTGTTATATTATAACCAACTGTATCATttcttaaattttttaatcCAAAATTAGACcaagaatttaataatgcaaataaagCTGATGACATCTCTTGTTTTGGTAAGATTGCTTTAAACCTTCTAATCTCAGATTCAATACCTGGTTGATTTGAACTACTTGAGAACCATCTAAAGAATCctgattttgattttggctTTTCTTCGACTGATGGAGCCCTAGAATCTGCTGGAGATGGCAATTGGGCGGCTGAATTGTCCATTGTTTTTTTGGATCCCCATGATAACTTACGGAAAATAGATCCCTTTCTCTTTTGATTCTCCCTAGGCTCGTTTGTGGTATCTTCTAATGGATTTTTAACTTGGCCTTCTGGACCTGTGGATTTTAATTCTCCATTAGAAACCTTAGGTTTACGAACCTTTTCATATGGCTGAGAGCGTGGATCTGGCTTTCGCGTTTTAGCATCTTCAGgaatattatcaacattAGGTATTAACATAGACTCAGCACTAGGTTGGAATGACTTCTTTTTGTTTGACTTCGCAGTAGATGCCGATTGTCTTCTATCTTCGTTGGgcaattttatattctcaAATATCAtatcctcatcatcattattattagcaCCTTTTGCAGAATAAGCACTCTTTCTTCTATGAACATCGTCATCTTTAGTAACAAAAGTATCATCTTCTCTATCACGCTCCTTGTTTGACTTCTTTGGAATAGCTGGAACATCAACAGTTGGTGCTTGAgaatttctttttgttgTGGAATATCTTGATTGTCTTCTAGACTTGTCACCAGCGTAATATGAAGAACGCTTATTAGCGAGATGTTGATCAAAATCCATGATAGAACCTTCATCTAATGGCTCGTCGTCCTCTTCTTCAGCATCTGCTAATCCGGCTCTATCCAATCTATCAGCAAAACTGGTTCTTAACTGTGGTAATTGCCCCTCTACGTCATTATTCtcgtcattttcatcacctaaaattgaatttaaatcaCGATACGATTGTTTGGTGGAGTACATACTTAGAACAGACAATCTTTTGTTTGAATTGGTAAAACATCTCGATTTTCTTGTTACTGTTGGGATTCTGACGTCACCAATAAGAGTTTTAGGTTCTTTATCCTGTCTCTTTTCTGACTTAACTTCTTTTTCACCATTGGCAATTGCATTTATGTTCAATTgtgaattcaataatctaGATTTTCTGATCTCACTCATATACTCATCACTTAAATCAGATCTTTCCATGTCTGGTTCAGGCAATTCATAACCGCGAGATTTGGCCTTAACTGCTTCCTCATCTTGGACTTCGTCAGTAGCATCATCATCAACGTGTGGTTCATTATCAACCTCTTTATCATCCATAACCGATACCATAGACTCtctattaattttctttttagtTTTGAAATCAGCATCCCTGTATTCAGCTTCCAATGCATCTTGGGCTCTCTCTAtctcttcattttcatagGCAGTCCATAATGGATCCAATCTCGAAACTGGTCTTCTGGTTAAAACTGGAgtctttcttcttctgggAGTAGGTTGAGTTACTGatcttctttttaaattctCAAGGTCCTCCTTTGTTAAATCATCACTTTCTTTGCCATGACCTTCCGAAATTGAACGCATAGCTTGGTTTCTGGATTGTCTTTTTGGTTGAGAAAGCGCATCCGAATCAGTTACCGTTATATCCTGTTCACTGTTGTTTGCGTCGTCTTTGACcaaaatagataattttcTGGAAGAAAGCAACGATTTTctcttttctctttttctttgtttagCTAATTCTTTCCTAGCTCTTAACTCAGCTTCGTGTTTTTTCCTTTCTATTTCCATTAACCTTTCATATTCCTTTGCttgtttttcttcttcgtcaatcaatttttcatcttctgcATCATATTGTTCTTGATTAAAGATCTTATCACATAACGTAGCGAAGGTAGCTGAAGTTCTTTTAGTTTGCTTATCCATGAATTCCCAATCTGTTTCACCGGCTAACTTGGCATAAgtagataataattttgtagTTATCGAATTACGTTTAAGTCCCGGTGTAAACGAAGttcttgattttcttcttgataacCTGTTTTTAGAAATGCTATTTCTGATAACTGAACCCCTTTTGTTCTTTGTTGGTGATATTTTCGCcgatgataataaatccTGATTACTTACTTCGTCAACAATTGGATTGGATTTAGAATCCATATTATCCTTTGATGGCAAAGGAGGAGGCATAACACCTTGGCCATTTCTTTGAGCACTgacaatttcattataaatGTTTCTGGGAACTGATGAACTGTGGAGAGTTGTTTCATCACTTGTTCCACCAAACTTTCTGGGTGACTGAGCAAACGAGTATCTGTTAGAAGAACGACGCACAGGAGACTTGCGAGGAGAATTGCTGACACTTGAGGTTGATGAAAGTCTACCATTTCCATTGCCAATAGAGGACTTTATTCCATTTTTATACTGAAACAGAACTGGCCTATTTCTCGACGTTGAAGCACTGACTTGACTCATTCTCttttttctattattatccttatttccaatcttattattaaagttttGTGAGTTTGATCTTGTTGGCGAAGAACCAGCAGATTCTTCCTGGTTATGTCTATATCTCATTAATAACGCGTAGAAAGTCTTTTCAGGATTAGATCCCGTCTTTAATAAACAATCAACGATATCCCCTTGAGATCTATCGTGCCATAAAATGGACAAgttttgcaaaatttgttTATCGATATTCTTTTCCGAACCTAAAGACTTATAAGCAGTTTCGGGATGAGGTAAACTTTTGACACTTATTAAATCTTCGTTTGGAATTGGGTATTTAGTTAATAAAGGATGAGACAATATCCTTTCAGTTGGAATTCTCTTCATAGGATCAACGGTCAACATTTTATCGATTAAATCCACTGCTTCAGGACTTAATTCACATGGCATTTCAAAACTACCTGCTTGAACTTTCAAAAGCAAGTTCCTGATATTTTCGTCGTCAAATGGTAATCTACCTGTTAATAAGGCAAATAATATAACCCCACAGGACCAAATATCTGATGCGGCTCCATGGTATTTTAATCCACTAACAATTTCAGGAGCAGCATAATGAGGTGAACCACATGAAGTTTCAAGCAACTTACCATTGCTTTCTAAAGCAGCCATTCCAAAATCAGCCAACTTGACATTCAATCCTGAGTCCAATAACAAGTTTTCTGGCTTCAAATCTCTATGACAAATACCTAACGCGTGACAATAGGCGGTGCCTAGTATAATTTGTCTGAAGTATTTGATGGCTTCAACCTCCTGTAACGGGCCCCTTTCAACCAACAAGTCGAATAACTCACCTCCTTCAACGTATTCAAGGACCAAGTAAAGCGCCTTTGATGTCTCCCAAACATCATACAATCTCAACACATTTGGATGCGTCAACAACTTCATGATGATAATTTCCCTTTCTATACCGTATGGCAACCCTGCTTCGTCCGCAGACttcttatttatttcatcgTCATTTAATTCCGATTTCGATACAACCTTAACGGCAGCTTTTTGTCCAGTGCTCTGATGCGTGGCCAACAATACTCTACCAGTTGCTCCTCTTCCCAAAGTCTTTCCTAGCTTCCATGGCCCTATCTTCTGTGGATGGATATTACCCGTCGCCGTCGAGCTCAACGACGCTATCGAATCTTGTCTTTGATGTGAAGACATGTGTTTGTTGTATAACTTTAAAAGTTGACAATTCTgcaaaaaatttcaaaagatggatattattaaatactGTGTCCACTTTGTTACCAATTCTATCCCAATCAATTACAATTCAATTGAGGTCTATAAGCGAAGgaatttttgttgatttcaaaactttCTGTTAAGTCTtctattttcaattatatttgacttgctgaaaagaagaataaatatccaaattCTATTCTTTAGGCATAATTCATCTAGatgttgaattttttttaacCTGTTTTAGGTTAAAATTTAATTGCAGAACAGAGACGTGTCGCGTTCGACTCCTTTGTCGTATATTTACATAATCGGTAGATATGGTTTACGTAAATAAGCGACAAAAAGGAGACTAATTGACAAGGCGTACCTTATTTCGTCCCTGGCCATCTCTGGTTATGTAGTGTCTACTGCTTGCACATTGTTGGACAGGCATAGGCTATGCGTGGAAAATTATGGATAATAAGGTGTGAACATGATTATGGAACAAAACACGCAGTGCAAATATGGCATTGTATGGTCAGTAAAAGGCAAGTTGCACCGCTATATACATAGAGTAGGAGACGACGCAAATGTAGCTACAGGTCAGAAAGACATATGGTTAATATTTGTGATTATTGGAATCCTGCAATCGGATCTGGATAAACTACACTTGGATTGCACACAGGATGATATATTGGTGCAGACAATTCTATACATATATAAGCATTCATGGCCCAGCATGAATTATGAATTATGACTCTTGACGACATATCACAAACCCATTCCCGTTATCAACTCTAATTGTTTCGAGATATCGCTTTCGACGATTTTGTTACGGGCCTTAAGCTCCTCatcctttttcaaatcttcttgaagatCCTTCGCATCTAACACATTTTTCGGCGGCGTGGGCTTCTGTATGTTCATTAAGGAGTTCTTGACTTCGTTGTATTCGGCCATATTGGCATTCAACCTGTTGATTTTCTCTTTGGTAGATTTTGACTGGTGCTTTAATTTGCTCTTAGATACTGGCTTCTGTACAGATCTGGTTTTCTTGGTACCAGTACCGTTTGGCCTACTGTTCACACTCTTCTTGTTACCCTTGGTTTGCTTTGCCATCGTATATTGTATGAACTAGCTGCTCAGGATGCCTATCTTTTGGGACTAAGTTGG harbors:
- a CDS encoding DEHA2E14058p (similar to ca|CA4098|IPF3988 Candida albicans IPF3988 unknown function), which encodes MSQVIQAGAVHGLYTALTISTYVLEQLRMKNLLDIHTSAATVVPLDDHPIPFYVRRDRNDKQRNIKVFGNDGVQLYTIERLSAINPVWNMLTFPERREVATINSGIFSSSVDFHSKAGISHRDISVDFGLSGGNRSFYTNDGAKYAWIRGSKFLEKVINPNGGVEEIRERVAKVKLMRQFKFDFEVLIDENKIDREIALATAFSSMLTQWGVGEITDTIGPTFVEPKKQPDASTSKFIISKDNDNSEVVLMFDNHSFVKLPASDSSRVAESE
- a CDS encoding DEHA2E14080p (weakly similar to uniprot|Q12263 Saccharomyces cerevisiae YDR507c GIN4 Protein kinase involved in bud growth and assembly of the septin ring proposed to have kinase-dependent and kinase-independent activities); this encodes MSSHQRQDSIASLSSTATGNIHPQKIGPWKLGKTLGRGATGRVLLATHQSTGQKAAVKVVSKSELNDDEINKKSADEAGLPYGIEREIIIMKLLTHPNVLRLYDVWETSKALYLVLEYVEGGELFDLLVERGPLQEVEAIKYFRQIILGTAYCHALGICHRDLKPENLLLDSGLNVKLADFGMAALESNGKLLETSCGSPHYAAPEIVSGLKYHGAASDIWSCGVILFALLTGRLPFDDENIRNLLLKVQAGSFEMPCELSPEAVDLIDKMLTVDPMKRIPTERILSHPLLTKYPIPNEDLISVKSLPHPETAYKSLGSEKNIDKQILQNLSILWHDRSQGDIVDCLLKTGSNPEKTFYALLMRYRHNQEESAGSSPTRSNSQNFNNKIGNKDNNRKKRMSQVSASTSRNRPVSFQYKNGIKSSIGNGNGRLSSTSSVSNSPRKSPVRRSSNRYSFAQSPRKFGGTSDETTLHSSSVPRNIYNEIVSAQRNGQGVMPPPLPSKDNMDSKSNPIVDEVSNQDLLSSAKISPTKNKRGSVIRNSISKNRLSRRKSRTSFTPGLKRNSITTKLLSTYAKLAGETDWEFMDKQTKRTSATFATLCDKIFNQEQYDAEDEKLIDEEEKQAKEYERLMEIERKKHEAELRARKELAKQRKREKRKSLLSSRKLSILVKDDANNSEQDITVTDSDALSQPKRQSRNQAMRSISEGHGKESDDLTKEDLENLKRRSVTQPTPRRRKTPVLTRRPVSRLDPLWTAYENEEIERAQDALEAEYRDADFKTKKKINRESMVSVMDDKEVDNEPHVDDDATDEVQDEEAVKAKSRGYELPEPDMERSDLSDEYMSEIRKSRLLNSQLNINAIANGEKEVKSEKRQDKEPKTLIGDVRIPTVTRKSRCFTNSNKRLSVLSMYSTKQSYRDLNSILGDENDENNDVEGQLPQLRTSFADRLDRAGLADAEEEDDEPLDEGSIMDFDQHLANKRSSYYAGDKSRRQSRYSTTKRNSQAPTVDVPAIPKKSNKERDREDDTFVTKDDDVHRRKSAYSAKGANNNDDEDMIFENIKLPNEDRRQSASTAKSNKKKSFQPSAESMLIPNVDNIPEDAKTRKPDPRSQPYEKVRKPKVSNGELKSTGPEGQVKNPLEDTTNEPRENQKRKGSIFRKLSWGSKKTMDNSAAQLPSPADSRAPSVEEKPKSKSGFFRWFSSSSNQPGIESEIRRFKAILPKQEMSSALFALLNSWSNFGLKNLRNDTVGYNITGEISKNNAFNLKNCKFRIKVNPREFNQKSEIVCARVKGSKVTTDTLFKEIEKVLQKEGVMDI
- a CDS encoding DEHA2E14102p (no similarity), encoding MIMEQNTQCKYGIVWSVKGKLHRYIHRVGDDANVATGQKDIWLIFVIIGISQSDSDKLHLDCTQDDILVQTILYIYKHSWPSMNYEL
- a CDS encoding DEHA2E14124p (similar to ca|CA0039|IPF3998 Candida albicans IPF3998 unknown function), which produces MAKQTKGNKKSVNSRPNGTGTKKTRSVQKPVSKSKLKHQSKSTKEKINRLNANMAEYNEVKNSLMNIQKPTPPKNVLDAKDLQEDLKKDEELKARNKIVESDISKQLELITGMGL